In Silene latifolia isolate original U9 population chromosome X, ASM4854445v1, whole genome shotgun sequence, the following proteins share a genomic window:
- the LOC141620204 gene encoding uncharacterized protein LOC141620204, translated as MTGPLIIGEGDGKKGDSSGKKRDTIPMSSPLYLHPSDGPALSLTQIKFDGENYELWADAIRNGLDAKNKLAFVEGTIEKPITLPGEEESLEAVAWRQCNAMVKAWLRSAIEIRLHSSTTFSGTVPEIWKELKERYATGNAPRVHQLKAELNECKQEKHQSIVDYYTKLKSIWDELGNYSKVPSCTCGAAAFFIKEREEEKVHQFLMGLDTVKYGHIRSNLLMEDEVTSLSRAYALVLREERHGAITKGKEEVIEAAMDQTWYPARGRGRGGRGQGRGGRGNDFQRANAASTNEADAHCSDLTAEEISRVRSLLTGKTCGNQNQKASGMLFGNWMIDSGASHHMTGRHELLHQRHNGRTSTVGLPNGSHILANEYGNDQSMRMKIGRGELKDGVYYLKNDREDTVAKASTKVDTRLWHRRLGHPSSNNIEHNGKRKPNEEEFCKDVEAKFTPMLVEFKNRGSSDIL; from the exons ATGACAGGCCCTCTCATCATTGGTGAAGGAGATGGAAAGAAAGGTGATTCCAGTGGCAAGAAACGCGACACAATTCCCATGTCGTCGCCCTTGTACCTTCATCCCTCCGACGGACCAGCCTTGTCATTAACACAAATAAAATTCGATGGTGAGAACTATGAATTATGGGCCGACGCAATCCGTAATGGTCTCGACGCCAAAAATAAACTGGCTTTTGTCGAGGGTACCATTGAGAAGCCAATAACACTGCCGGGTGAAGAAGAAAGTCTCGAAGCCGTCGCCTGGCGTCAATGCAACGCTATGGTGAAAGCATGGTTAAGAAGTGCTATCGAGATAAGACTCCATTCTAGTACTACTTTTTCAGGAACAGTGCCTGAAATTTGGAAGGAGTTAAAAGAGAGATACGCCACCGGCAATGCGCCACGGGTTCATCAGTTGAAGGCCGAGCTCAATGAATGCAAACAAGAAAAACATCAGTCGATTGTTGATTACTATACTAAACTCAAATCAATATGGGATGAATTAGGAAATTACAGCAAAGTACCATCCTGTACCTGCGGTGCAGCAGCGTTTTTCATTAAAGAGCGCGAAGAAGAAAAGGTGCATCAGTTCTTAATGGGACTTGACACGGTTAAATATGGCCACATTCGATCGAATTTGCTCATGGAAGATGAAGTGACATCGCTAAGCAGGGCCTATGCCCTTGTTTTGCGCGAAGAGAGACATGGAGCGATTACCAAAGGCAAAGAAGAGGTGATTGAAGCAGCCATGGAT CAAACATGGTATCCTGCTCGTGGTCGTGGCCGAGGAGGACGTGGACAAGGTCGTGGAGGCCGAGGCAATGATTTTCAGAGAGCCAACGCTGCTTCCACAAATGAGGCTGATGCACATTGTAGCGATTTGACCGCGGAAGAAATTAGCAGGGTTCGAAGTCTTCTGACAGGGAAAACCTGTGGTAATCAGAATCAGAAAGCATCAGGTATGTTATTTGGTAATTGGATGATCGACAGTGGGGCGTCTCATCATATGACTGGTCGACACGAGTTACTTCACCAGCGACATAATGGTCGAACATCCACTGTCGGATTACCAAATGGTTCTCATATACTTGCCAATGAATATGGGAAT GACCAGTCTATGAGGATGaagattggacggggtgagctCAAGGACGGGGTTTATTACTTGAAGAATGATCGGGAAGACACTGTGGCAAAAGCGAGTACCAAGGTTGATACACGGCTTTGGCATAGGCGACTTGGTCACCCTTCGAGCA ATAATATTGAGCACAATGGAAAACGAAAGCCGAACGAAGAAGAATTTTGCAAAGACGTTGAAGCTAAGTTCACCCCTATGTTGGTCGAATTTAAAAATAGAGGAAGCAGTGACATTTTATAG